CTGGCAAACCGGAATGAATGCGAAAAACAATCCTTGACTTTTACAGGCATGATCCCTTTAATCCATAAGGGAACGGTTCATTTAAATCAAGGAGGCAGTCATGCATTTCAAAATCAAAGACAATATTTTCATGGTGGGAAAAATCGACTGGGAATTGCAGCATTTCCACGGGGAAGAATATTCCACCCACCGGGGGTCCACCTATAACGCGTATCTGGTGAAAGATAAGAAAACTGTGCTCATCGACACGGTGTGGTCCCCGTTTTCCAAAGAATTTGTGGAAAACCTCAAAAATGAAATCTCTCTGGATCAGATCGATTACATCATTGCCAATCATGCGGAATCCGATCATTCCGGGGCCCTGCCCGAACTGATGCAGCACATTCCCGACACCCCCATCTACTGCACGGCCAACGGGGTAAAATCCCTCAAAGGTCTGTATCACCAGGACTGGAATTTCCAGGTGGTCAAAACCGGGGACAAGCTCAATATCGGTTCAAAAGACCTGATTTTTATCGAGGCCCCCATGCTTCACTGGCCGGACACCATGTTCTGCTATCTTACCGGCGACAATATCCTGTTCAGCAATGACGGCTTCGGCCAGCACCTGGCCACGGAACTGATGTACAACGATCTGGTGGACCAGGGCGAACTGTTTCAGGAGGCCATCAAATACTATGCCAATATCCTGACCCCTTTCAGTGCCCAGGTAACCAGAAAAATCAAGGAAGTCCTGGCCTTGAACGTGCCCGTGGACATGATCTGCCCCAGTCACGGCGTGATCTGGCGGCAGGATCCCACACAGATCGTGAACAAATATATGGAATGGGCCGATGCGTATGCAGAAAACCAGATCACCCTGATCTACGACACCATGTGGGAAAGCACCCGGAAAATGGCGGAAAACATTGCCAAGGGCATTCTTGCAGCAGACAGTTCCGTCACAGTGAAACTGTTCAATGTGGCCAAGTCCGACAAAAACGATGTCATCACCGAAATTTTCAAGTCCAAAGCGGTTCTGGCCGGATCCCCCACCGTGAACAAGGGGATTCTGTCCGCACTGGCCGGGCTGTTCGAAGAGATCATCGGGCTGCGGTTCAAGGGCAAAAAAGCGGCTGCATTCGGGTCCTACGGCTGGAGCGGGGAATCCGTGAAAGTGATCTCCGACAAACTGGAACAGGGCGGATTTGAGCTGTTGAACGAGGGGTTGCGTGTCCAGTGGAACCCGGACACCCAG
Above is a window of Desulfotignum balticum DSM 7044 DNA encoding:
- a CDS encoding anaerobic nitric oxide reductase flavorubredoxin produces the protein MHFKIKDNIFMVGKIDWELQHFHGEEYSTHRGSTYNAYLVKDKKTVLIDTVWSPFSKEFVENLKNEISLDQIDYIIANHAESDHSGALPELMQHIPDTPIYCTANGVKSLKGLYHQDWNFQVVKTGDKLNIGSKDLIFIEAPMLHWPDTMFCYLTGDNILFSNDGFGQHLATELMYNDLVDQGELFQEAIKYYANILTPFSAQVTRKIKEVLALNVPVDMICPSHGVIWRQDPTQIVNKYMEWADAYAENQITLIYDTMWESTRKMAENIAKGILAADSSVTVKLFNVAKSDKNDVITEIFKSKAVLAGSPTVNKGILSALAGLFEEIIGLRFKGKKAAAFGSYGWSGESVKVISDKLEQGGFELLNEGLRVQWNPDTQAKENCFDFGKTLGEALKS